From a single Streptomyces liliifuscus genomic region:
- a CDS encoding RNA polymerase sigma factor yields the protein MTHDMLDTLRPLLAAEASAEAYASGAEPGDLEQAVWVRLLEHLGTDGPPADPAAWLRGAVRSEARRTRHTASIELPYASEPADDSRPGPEQLALTAARRRALHSAVRKLPGRCPRLMAALLSPQDLTYREIAGELGISQGSLGPERSRCLGCLRRMLTSEVAAHEPRG from the coding sequence ATGACCCACGACATGCTCGACACCCTGCGTCCACTGCTCGCCGCCGAGGCCTCCGCTGAGGCATATGCCTCGGGCGCGGAGCCCGGCGACCTGGAACAGGCCGTCTGGGTGCGCCTCCTGGAACACCTCGGCACGGACGGCCCGCCCGCAGACCCGGCCGCCTGGCTGCGCGGCGCCGTCCGCTCCGAGGCGCGCCGCACCCGGCACACCGCGAGCATCGAGCTGCCGTACGCGTCCGAGCCCGCCGACGACAGCCGGCCCGGCCCGGAACAGCTCGCGCTCACCGCCGCCCGGCGCCGGGCCCTGCACTCCGCCGTACGCAAACTGCCGGGCCGCTGTCCGCGCCTCATGGCCGCGCTGCTGTCCCCGCAGGACCTCACATACCGGGAGATCGCGGGGGAGTTGGGTATCTCACAGGGCAGTCTCGGTCCGGAACGTTCCAGATGCCTGGGATGTCTGCGCCGAATGCTTACGTCGGAGGTTGCGGCGCACGAACCACGGGGATAG
- a CDS encoding GNAT family N-acetyltransferase: MGMSVTISAATEKDAEQILKLQFLCYQSEAELYGDYSIEPLTQPLDSLKAELAGGTVLVARLGDEVVASVRAAVDADGTARINKLIVHPRMRRHGLGGRLLDAIESRVAADAGAKSFQLFTGHRSEHNLRLYRKHGYQLVSTERVDERLSLVTLAKGSSTSAFVASA, translated from the coding sequence ATGGGCATGAGCGTGACCATCTCGGCGGCGACCGAAAAGGACGCCGAACAGATCCTCAAACTGCAGTTCCTCTGCTACCAGAGCGAGGCCGAGCTGTACGGCGACTACAGCATCGAGCCCCTCACCCAGCCGCTCGACTCCCTCAAGGCGGAGCTCGCGGGCGGCACGGTCCTGGTGGCCCGGCTGGGCGACGAGGTGGTGGCCTCGGTGCGTGCGGCTGTGGATGCGGATGGCACGGCCCGCATCAACAAGCTGATCGTCCATCCTCGGATGCGGCGGCACGGTCTGGGCGGGCGGTTGCTCGACGCGATCGAGTCGCGGGTGGCCGCGGACGCGGGTGCGAAGAGCTTCCAGCTCTTCACGGGGCATCGCAGTGAGCACAATCTGCGGTTGTACCGCAAGCACGGGTATCAGCTCGTTTCCACGGAGCGGGTGGATGAGCGGCTGAGCCTGGTGACCCTTGCGAAGGGGTCGTCGACCAGTGCCTTTGTCGCCAGTGCGTAG
- a CDS encoding HAD family hydrolase, whose product MKIQADALLFDNDGTLVSSLESVYRCWTRWAEEYGITPEEFARVELHGRPAAEIAADLLPADRVAEAVVRIEQLEVEDVEGGVQLLPGTMALLDSVPADRWAVVTSATRRLAEARLDEAGIRPKTLIAADDITRGKPDPEPFLLAARRLGVDPARCVVFEDAPAGLQAGRSAGMTTVALTTTHQAAELHADIVVGDLSAVSALVTDAGVEISVGD is encoded by the coding sequence ATGAAGATCCAAGCCGATGCCCTGCTGTTCGACAACGACGGAACGCTCGTCTCGTCCCTCGAGTCGGTGTACCGCTGCTGGACCCGCTGGGCCGAGGAGTACGGGATCACCCCCGAGGAGTTCGCCCGGGTCGAGCTGCACGGCCGCCCCGCCGCCGAGATAGCCGCCGACCTGCTGCCCGCCGACCGGGTCGCCGAGGCCGTCGTGCGTATCGAGCAGCTGGAGGTCGAGGACGTCGAGGGCGGTGTCCAGCTCCTGCCTGGGACCATGGCACTGCTCGACTCCGTGCCCGCCGACCGCTGGGCCGTCGTCACCTCCGCGACCCGGCGGCTGGCCGAGGCCCGCCTCGACGAGGCCGGTATCCGGCCCAAGACCCTGATCGCCGCCGACGACATCACGCGCGGCAAGCCCGACCCCGAGCCGTTCCTGCTCGCCGCCCGCCGGCTCGGCGTGGACCCGGCCCGCTGTGTCGTCTTCGAGGACGCGCCCGCGGGTCTGCAGGCCGGCCGCTCCGCCGGGATGACCACCGTGGCATTGACCACAACACACCAGGCCGCAGAGCTGCACGCGGACATCGTCGTCGGTGACCTCTCGGCCGTGTCGGCGCTGGTCACGGACGCGGGAGTGGAGATCTCCGTCGGCGACTGA
- a CDS encoding methionine ABC transporter ATP-binding protein — MHPCPAHTHALHSTVTETPVITTTGLKKVYRSRGREVTALDGVDLHVREGEVYGVIGQSGAGKSSLIRCVNLLERPTAGTVTVAGQDLTALAGRGPRAGRELRKARSHIGMVFQHFNLLSSRTVQDNVELPLEILGVSGKERSRKALELLDLVGLSDKARSYPAQLSGGQKQRVGIARALAGDPKVLLSDEATSALDPETTRSILQLLRDLNRQLGLTVLLITHEMDVVKSICDSAALMENGKIVESGTVSELLATPGSELAAALFPVSGDASADDRTVIDVTFHGDAATQPVISQLSRTYNIDISILGAAMDTVGGKQVGRMRIELPGRYEENVVPIGFLREQGLQIDVQGQAPVLVKEGAK, encoded by the coding sequence ATGCACCCGTGCCCGGCGCACACCCACGCCCTGCACTCGACAGTGACGGAAACCCCAGTGATCACGACAACAGGCCTGAAGAAGGTCTACCGCTCGCGCGGCCGTGAGGTCACCGCCCTGGACGGCGTCGATCTGCACGTCCGCGAAGGCGAGGTGTACGGCGTCATCGGACAGTCCGGCGCCGGCAAGTCCTCCCTCATCCGCTGCGTCAACCTCCTGGAGCGCCCCACCGCCGGCACCGTGACCGTCGCCGGACAGGACCTCACGGCCCTGGCCGGCCGGGGCCCGCGTGCGGGCCGGGAGCTGCGGAAGGCGCGCAGCCACATCGGCATGGTGTTCCAGCACTTCAACCTGCTGTCCTCGCGGACGGTCCAGGACAATGTCGAGCTGCCGCTGGAAATCCTTGGCGTGTCAGGGAAGGAACGTTCCCGCAAGGCACTGGAACTGCTGGACCTCGTCGGCCTCTCCGACAAGGCCAGGTCCTACCCGGCCCAGCTCTCCGGCGGCCAGAAGCAGCGCGTCGGCATCGCCCGCGCCCTGGCCGGCGACCCGAAGGTGCTCCTCTCCGACGAGGCGACCAGCGCGCTCGACCCCGAGACCACCCGCTCCATCCTCCAGCTGCTGCGCGACCTGAACCGGCAGCTGGGCCTGACCGTCCTGCTCATCACGCACGAGATGGACGTCGTCAAGAGCATCTGCGACTCGGCCGCCCTCATGGAGAACGGGAAGATCGTCGAGTCCGGCACCGTCAGCGAGCTGCTCGCGACCCCCGGCTCCGAGCTGGCCGCCGCGCTCTTCCCGGTGAGCGGCGACGCCTCCGCCGACGACCGCACGGTCATCGACGTCACCTTCCACGGTGACGCCGCGACCCAGCCGGTCATCTCGCAGCTGTCCCGTACGTACAACATCGACATCTCGATCCTGGGTGCCGCGATGGACACCGTCGGCGGCAAGCAGGTCGGCCGGATGCGCATCGAACTGCCCGGCCGCTACGAGGAGAACGTCGTGCCGATCGGCTTCCTGCGCGAGCAGGGTCTGCAGATCGACGTCCAGGGCCAGGCGCCCGTGCTGGTGAAGGAAGGTGCCAAGTGA
- a CDS encoding methionine ABC transporter permease, whose amino-acid sequence MTWSEMQPLLEQACWDTLYMVGWSTLIAVVGGLPLGVLLVLTDRGGLLQNTVLNKVIGQVVNIARSMPFIILMVALMGFTRSITGTTIGREAAIVPLAIGAIPFFARLVETAVREVDGGLVEAVQSMGGNTWTVVRKVLVPESLPSLISSTTTTIVALIGYSAMAGTVGAGGLGDIAIRYGYQRFETELMWITVGILAVVISLIQFAGDFAARGLHRRGGQSGAAPRLRLLKAATATSKTV is encoded by the coding sequence GTGACCTGGTCGGAGATGCAGCCGCTGCTGGAGCAGGCCTGTTGGGACACCCTCTACATGGTCGGCTGGTCGACACTCATCGCCGTCGTCGGCGGTCTGCCGCTGGGCGTCCTGCTGGTCCTCACGGACCGGGGCGGCCTGCTGCAGAACACCGTGCTGAACAAGGTCATCGGGCAGGTCGTGAACATCGCCCGCTCGATGCCGTTCATCATCCTGATGGTCGCGCTGATGGGCTTCACCCGCTCGATCACCGGCACGACGATCGGCCGCGAGGCCGCCATCGTGCCGCTCGCGATCGGCGCGATCCCCTTCTTCGCGCGCCTCGTCGAGACGGCGGTCCGCGAAGTGGACGGCGGACTCGTGGAGGCCGTGCAGTCGATGGGCGGCAACACCTGGACCGTCGTCCGCAAGGTGCTCGTCCCCGAATCGCTGCCCTCGCTGATCTCCAGCACCACCACGACGATCGTCGCGCTCATCGGCTACTCGGCGATGGCGGGCACGGTCGGCGCGGGCGGCCTCGGTGACATCGCCATCCGCTACGGCTACCAGCGCTTCGAGACCGAACTGATGTGGATCACCGTCGGCATCCTCGCCGTGGTCATCTCCCTCATCCAGTTCGCCGGGGACTTCGCCGCCCGCGGGCTGCACCGCCGGGGCGGCCAGTCGGGCGCCGCCCCGAGGCTCAGGCTCCTGAAGGCCGCCACCGCGACCAGCAAGACCGTCTGA
- a CDS encoding MetQ/NlpA family ABC transporter substrate-binding protein yields MRNTAKITTAVLAAGALTLGLTACGSEDSGAADTSGPLIVAASPVPHAEILTYVKDNLAKDAGLDLQVKEFTDYVLPNTATQDGSVGANYFQNQPYLDDFNKKNGTDIVPVVTVHLEPLGLYSSKFKKADELKSGATVAVPNDTVNEARALKLLDANGIITLKDGAGNDATPKDIAKNPKNLKFKELEAAQTPRSLDDVDAAVINGNYAIESDLKPSEDALVLESATDNPYGNFLAVKKGNEDDPRVKKLAKLLTSPEVKKFIEDKYAGSVVASF; encoded by the coding sequence GTGCGTAACACTGCCAAGATCACCACCGCCGTCCTCGCCGCCGGAGCCCTCACCCTGGGTCTCACCGCCTGCGGTTCGGAGGACTCCGGCGCCGCCGACACCAGCGGCCCGCTGATCGTCGCCGCGAGCCCCGTCCCGCACGCCGAGATCCTCACCTACGTCAAGGACAACCTGGCGAAGGACGCGGGCCTCGACCTGCAGGTCAAGGAGTTCACCGACTACGTCCTGCCGAACACGGCGACCCAGGACGGCTCCGTCGGTGCCAACTACTTCCAGAACCAGCCGTACCTCGACGACTTCAACAAGAAGAACGGCACCGACATCGTGCCCGTCGTCACGGTCCACCTGGAGCCGCTCGGCCTCTACTCCAGCAAGTTCAAGAAGGCCGACGAGCTGAAGAGCGGTGCGACGGTCGCCGTCCCGAACGACACGGTCAACGAGGCGCGGGCGCTCAAGCTCCTCGACGCCAACGGGATCATCACGCTCAAGGACGGCGCGGGCAACGACGCGACCCCCAAGGACATCGCGAAGAACCCGAAGAACCTCAAGTTCAAGGAGCTGGAGGCGGCCCAGACCCCGCGCTCCCTGGACGACGTCGACGCCGCGGTGATCAACGGCAACTACGCCATCGAGTCCGACCTCAAGCCCTCCGAGGACGCCCTCGTCCTGGAGTCCGCCACGGACAACCCGTACGGCAACTTCCTCGCCGTCAAGAAGGGCAACGAGGACGACCCGCGCGTCAAGAAGCTCGCCAAGCTCCTGACCTCCCCCGAGGTCAAGAAGTTCATCGAGGACAAGTACGCCGGCTCCGTCGTCGCGTCGTTCTGA
- a CDS encoding MetQ/NlpA family ABC transporter substrate-binding protein yields MRKPVIPAAAAALALGLGLTACGSETGSDGGGSDGTLVVGATAVPAGEVLSYIKKDLAAKNGLDLEIKEFTDYVLPNTALQEGSLDANLYQNEPYLDDFNKSKGTELVPVVKAYLPPMGVYSKKVQDVTKLADGVTVAVPNDITNEGRALQLLASEGVITLKDDAGTTASPADIVKNPKNLKFKELEPAQLPRSLDDVAAAVINNNYAQDAGLSPAEDAVLLESAKNNPYANLLAVKKGNEDDPRVEKLAKLLTSPEVTKFIEDKYQGSVLPVTSG; encoded by the coding sequence ATGCGTAAGCCCGTAATTCCCGCCGCCGCGGCCGCGCTTGCCCTGGGACTCGGGCTCACCGCCTGCGGCTCCGAGACCGGCTCGGACGGCGGTGGTTCCGACGGCACCCTCGTCGTCGGCGCCACCGCGGTCCCGGCCGGCGAGGTCCTCTCGTACATCAAGAAGGACCTCGCCGCGAAGAACGGACTCGACCTGGAGATCAAGGAGTTCACGGACTACGTCCTGCCGAACACCGCGCTCCAGGAGGGCTCGCTCGACGCGAACCTGTACCAGAACGAGCCCTACCTGGACGACTTCAACAAGTCCAAGGGCACCGAGCTGGTCCCGGTCGTGAAGGCGTACCTGCCGCCCATGGGCGTGTACTCGAAGAAGGTCCAGGACGTCACGAAGCTGGCCGACGGGGTCACCGTCGCCGTGCCGAACGACATCACCAACGAGGGCCGCGCCCTCCAGCTCCTGGCCTCCGAGGGAGTCATCACCCTCAAGGACGACGCCGGCACGACCGCGTCCCCGGCGGACATCGTGAAGAACCCGAAGAACCTCAAGTTCAAGGAGCTGGAACCGGCCCAACTGCCGCGCTCCCTGGACGACGTGGCCGCCGCGGTCATCAACAACAACTACGCCCAGGACGCCGGCCTCAGCCCCGCCGAGGACGCCGTGCTCCTGGAGTCCGCGAAGAACAACCCGTACGCGAACCTCCTCGCCGTCAAGAAGGGCAACGAGGACGACCCCCGGGTCGAGAAGCTCGCGAAACTCCTGACCTCTCCTGAGGTGACGAAGTTCATCGAGGACAAGTACCAGGGGTCGGTCCTGCCGGTCACCTCCGGCTGA